In Desulfallas thermosapovorans DSM 6562, the DNA window CTGGGTATCACCTGGCCACTGCCGGAAACGCTGCTGCTGAATTACCTGAAAAACGCTTCGGAAGTGGTGTTTACTGAAGAAGTAGAGCCCTTTGTGGAAGATAATGTCCTGGCCCTGGCGGCCAGGCACTGGGATGAGCTGGGTAGCATCAGGTTTTACGGTAAACGAAGCGGGCATGTGGCCGGCCCGGCGGGAGCCGGCATTGGTGAGTTGAATCCAGATTTACTGGCTGACTCACTGGCTAAAATATTTAATGTGCCCCGGACTGAACAGGCCGTGTTGACTTCCCAAGAGGCCGAGGCGCTGCTGGGTGAAAAGATGCCGGGTCGGGAACTGGCCCTGTGTGCCGGGTGCCCGCACCGGGCCTCCTTCTGGGCTATCCGCACGGCTTTGGAGTTGGATGGCCGGGAAGGTATCGTTCTGGGGGACATCGGCTGCTACACCCTGGGGATAGCAAGGACGGGCTACTATTTGCTGCAAACAATGCACTGCATGGGTGCCGGGGTAGGTATAGCCGGAGGTTTGGGCAAGCTGGACCGTTTCGGATTCAATAAACCCGTAATTACCGTGGTGGGGGATTCCACTTTCTATCACGCTGCAATACCGGCACTGGTTAATGCCCGCTATAACCGCGCTAACTTTATGTGTGTGGTGCTGGACAATGAAACCACAGCCATGACCGGTCACCAGCCTCACCCGGGGCGGCAGGCCACCGCCACCGGTGAACCTGCGGATACCGTGTATATGGAAGAAATTATTCGGGGCTTGAACATACCCTATGCTATCTCCGATCCTTATAATGTGGAAGACACCATTAATGCTGTTTGTGACATGCTGCAGCAATCCGGTCCCCGGGTGCTGATAATGAGGCGCACCTGCGCCCTGGCGGCGGTGAAGGGTAAGCAGAAAAACCGGGTGTATGTGGATTGGGATAAGTGCATTGGCGACGCCTGCGGCTGTGGCCGGTTCTGTAGTAAAGTTTATGCCTGCCCCGCCAATATTTGGGACGCAGAACACGGCAAGGCCCGCATCGACGAGGCGGTATGTAACGGCTGTGGGGTCTGTGCCACCCTTTGCCCGCAGCGGGCCATTGTGGTGGAAAGGACGGTGGAATAAATGAGTGCTTTTGTGGAACCGCTGAATATCATCATTACCGGTGTGGGTGGTCAGGGCAACGTGCTGGCCTCTCAGGTGGTTTCCGTGGCTGCGGTGGAGGCCGGGTACAGGGTGGTGGTGGGTGAAACCTTTGGTGTTTCCCAGCGAGGCGGCTCAGTTATGAGCCACGTGCGCATTTCCAAAAATAAAACCTACGGCCCTTTGATTCCCCGGGGACAGGCGGGGGTGATTGCAGGTTTTGAACCCCTGGAGACTTTACGGGTGATGTTTAATTACGCCAACCCGGACACGGTGGTGATTATGAATGACCGCCCCAATTACCCACTGGGCTGTTTGCTGGGGGAGGACAATTACCCTGAACCGGCTCGTATCGAGGATACCATTAGAAGGCGGGTGACCCGGTTGTACTGCTTGCCGGCCACTGAACTGGCCAAGGAGGCGGGCAGTCCCCTGGCGGCTAACATGGTAATGACCGGCGCACTGGTGGGCAGTGGTTTATTGCCCTTTGGGCGTGAATACTTCACTCGAACAATTGAAATTTTGTTTAAGGATGGCGTACGGGATTTAAACCTGACCGCCTTTGAACTGGGCTACCGGCTGGTGGCCGGGTAAAGAGAGAGCTGCGTTTGTTCAAAAATTGCTAATGAATATCTTGTGATACTGAAAAAAGCAAGCAACACTGTTCAAAATGGCAGTGTTGCTTTTGATCTGTTCAGTAAAAAGAAAGCAAATAGCGCCCGACTTTACCGCATATAAGCTAACCTTAACAACCCTGTTGGAGGTATCCAGTTGGTTGTATTTCTTTTACTCCATATTTTTTACGCCTGGCTATGCCAATGCCTTAACGACTTCATCCCGCAGTACCTTGACGCCCGCTTTTTCCAAACCGCTAATAATTTCAACCCAACTGCCACCTATATATTCATGGTTTCCCGGCACGGCATAAATACCATACCGTGGTGCCAGCCTGCGCAAAGTATACTCCATATTTTGTTCAATAAAAGGCAGAGGATTTTCATCCACTATATCACCGGGCAACAATATTATATCCGGGTTTAATTTTGTAATTATAACTACCAATTCGTTTAAACGCTTGTTGTGCACTATATTTCCCAGGTGCAGGTCGGAGACTGCCACCACATGCAGCTGTTTAATATTACCCGCCTGTTTGGGGATATTGATGTCATAATGGACCACCTGCGGGTTCCTAGCATTCAACCAACCATAAATTACAATAATTAGTACAATCATAACTACCCCTAAGCCAATCAATGGTGCGGCGGGGAATTGGTCAAAGGCTCCCCGGGGTAGAAAAGTTATATGTTTATACGTAAAACGAACCAGCTCCAATAATCCAAGCACCATAGCGAAATAAACCATGACGGCAAGCCAATAGGAACCCAGTATAGTTAAGAACCGGAATATCTCCGGTGAAAGGAATCTTTCCCCAAAACGTCCCGCTATATAGGACAGGACGATAAACCAGAATATAGACCAGTATAACCCGACGGGCAGATTAGGTATGAACTTTCCTAACAACTGCCACATACGCATACCGATCCAGTAGTTGAGTAATCCGTATATTAAAACAATTATTGATAAGACCAGTATTCGAGCCATACAGGCAACGCCACCTTAACACCTTACACTGCCCATTGTACAAAATTCTCCAAACGCAAAGGTGTCAGCTGTAATTTCCGGGGAGCCTTTTACATGTCTTTGGTAGTCATTAAATCATATCAGATTGTTTTTGCCGGTAAGTTTTAACCCGGTAAGTTTTAACGTATTTTTTAGTATACTTCGTAATATAGCAATAATTGCTGAAGGTTTTTACAGTAGCGCATGAGGCCGGAACTGTAACCTTATAGTCCAATGTATGCCATCGTCAACCTGGGTGCCGGGTAAAAGGAAAAAATCCTGTAATTTAATTCAGGAGGTACAAAACAATGGCAAGAAGAACCATATTGACGAATTCATGGGGGCAGTAACGATCCACAGGAGGTATGGAGGGAATCACGGGAATTGTTTGTATTAGGCCGGTCTGAAAGATAGACCGGCAACCTTTTTTGTTTTATTATGGACAGCCAAACATAGGGGGAATTTAAGATAAGGCATCTACGAAATGGTATTTATGGCCTATCTCCTTTTTTTATAATTAAGTTCAAAAATTTTTGTTGGGACTGCGCGGCAGAAGCGGCGGCTTTACCCATTATTTTGCGAAGATTTGGGTCAATTATCTCTGTTTCTACGAGAGCATAAGCCAATGCAGCCATTCTGGTATCTTTTTCGTAGTCTTGAAGCATGTCCATGTCTGTAAATTTCATATATTTCACTCCGTTGTTATAGATTCATAATACTGTTGTAAAGTACGAGCACCTTGCTTTAATATTTTGGCTTCATCTTCAAAAGCATTTTTAATTTCTTGGTCAACTGCGTTGCTAGCAAAAAATTCACATTTTCTAGCTGCAACTTGAGTTTCTGAAATCATTTTTACAAGGTACGCACCTTCTTTTATTCTTTGAACTGTCATTGGGTCAAATTCTCGTAATTGTAACTTAGCGTTCATTGCTTTAAATAAATTTAGCATTATAAACGCCTCCCTCTTTTAATATTTATATTGTATGCTTTCCAATAAAAATATACATTAAGGAACCGGGTTAATGCCCCGGGTTTATTTTGCTTTTAAGCCGCCGTTTAGTTTGCAGGGGACAATTGTCCCCATACGTTTCACCCAAACACTATATACAAAAAACGACGGACGTATTAAACTTACGTCCGTCGTCAAACTTTTGCCATTACTAGCTTTCCTGGTGTCGGAGGCGGGACTTGAACCCGCACGGTCGCCCATACGCCCCTCAAACGTACGCGTCTGCCTATTCCGCCACTCCGACTTGACCTGTCATGCAAATAAAATTATATGATTATGGCTGCCGTTTGTCAAGGGTGTATATTTAACCATAATAAAATATTGCTAATTACCGACCTGCGACACCGGGGACGCCGTTTGTGCGCACAGGCTGGATTTTATGATCAACCCGGTCACTGTTTGTCGTATAGCCAGGTATAAACCTTATAATTCCACAATACCTTGCGCACAAAATTTCTTGTTTCCGGGTAAGGGATCGCGGCTATGTCTAAGATCCCACCCGATATCTTGTCTTCCTCCAGCCATTTGCGTACATTGCCCCGCCCTCCGTTATAAGCGGCCAGCACCATTATTTTGTTGCCGGCGAATTCATCCTCTAGATTGGCGATATACCAGGCGCCTAGGCGGATGTTGGTTTCCGGGTCAAACAGCAGCTCCGGGTGGTAGGGATAAAGGTTGATTTGTTCGGCAATCCACGCGCCTGTTTCGGGCATGATTTGCATCAATCCCCGGGCATCTTTGGGGGAAACAGCGTTGGGGTTGAAATTGCTTTCAGTTTTCATTACTGCGGTTAAAAAATAAGGGTCAATTCCGGCCTTGTCCGCATATTTTAATATTTTATCGCTGTAGGGCATGGGATAAAGCAGTTTAAGTATACTGGTAAAGTTAACGAGAACCAGTAGTATAAATAGGAATAATATGAATCTGAATTTATTCAGCCTGCGCCTGCGGGCGGTCAATGGTATCACTCCATATTTGCTGCAATTGTTGTAGTGTTTCACCGGGGGTACCGCTGTTGTCGATAACCCTGTGGGCATAGGGAAGCTTGTCTTCCTGGGGCATTTGGGCAGCCAGGCGGCGGGTCACTTGCTCTGCGGTGGCGTTGTCCCTTTTCATTACTCGCTGGATTTGCGTCTTGGCATCCACGGTTACCAGCCAAACCTGGTCAACAATATTATTCATTCCCGTTTCAATGAGCAGCGGGGCCTCGATAACCAGCAGGGGGGCGTCCCGTTTAGTTTTATAATCGGCGATATCCTTTAATATTTCGGCCCTAATGGCGGGGTGTACAATAGAGTTCAGGCGTTTTAGGGCTTCCGGATCATTGAAAACTATTCGAGCCATTTTAGGCCGGTCCAGGGTACCGTCGGCATTTAATATGCCGGTGCCGAAATGCTTGATGATTTGGTTTAGCGCCGGTGTTCCCGGGGCTACCACATCCCTGGCCACCTGATCGGTATCAATTACCCTGGCCCCCATTTCCTTTAAAAAACGGGCCACGCTACTTTTGCCGCTCCCTATATTGCCGGTAAGTCCAACTACTAGCATATCTTATTCCCCCCAAAAAGCAATTATTAATATTTCTTCCGGTTTTATAAGTATCCTGCTGTAGACCTTGCTATAATATGAAAATTTTCGAGAAAATTTTTGTCCGGCTTGCGCCGGACATATGGAATAATAGTGAATTAAATTGTTGTTACAGATTTTTGCACAGTTGGTTTAATAAAGTTTAAGCCTGACCCCTTAATGCATTTTAAATAAACCCAGGGCAATGAGTATAAAACCGGGCA includes these proteins:
- a CDS encoding thiamine pyrophosphate-dependent enzyme translates to MGVCEELAGVRVALTGNESLARGALEAGVAYAASYPGSPTAEVLGTLARVAKMFNLYVEWSVNEKVAMEGAAAASFTGLRSLVVMKADGLNVALDFASALALSGTRGGMVIVVGDDPGAHSSVREEDSRNLCKALHLPIWEPSSVQEAKDMTREAFALSEELKLPVVVRCVTRVCHASGDVELGEIARPERRPQFGRNDRVITFSIQLHARLEQKLSRAAVMAGDSIFNMYTGPDKAARLVIASGPSAMYAREALDMLELAGSVGVLKLGITWPLPETLLLNYLKNASEVVFTEEVEPFVEDNVLALAARHWDELGSIRFYGKRSGHVAGPAGAGIGELNPDLLADSLAKIFNVPRTEQAVLTSQEAEALLGEKMPGRELALCAGCPHRASFWAIRTALELDGREGIVLGDIGCYTLGIARTGYYLLQTMHCMGAGVGIAGGLGKLDRFGFNKPVITVVGDSTFYHAAIPALVNARYNRANFMCVVLDNETTAMTGHQPHPGRQATATGEPADTVYMEEIIRGLNIPYAISDPYNVEDTINAVCDMLQQSGPRVLIMRRTCALAAVKGKQKNRVYVDWDKCIGDACGCGRFCSKVYACPANIWDAEHGKARIDEAVCNGCGVCATLCPQRAIVVERTVE
- a CDS encoding indolepyruvate oxidoreductase subunit beta gives rise to the protein MSAFVEPLNIIITGVGGQGNVLASQVVSVAAVEAGYRVVVGETFGVSQRGGSVMSHVRISKNKTYGPLIPRGQAGVIAGFEPLETLRVMFNYANPDTVVIMNDRPNYPLGCLLGEDNYPEPARIEDTIRRRVTRLYCLPATELAKEAGSPLAANMVMTGALVGSGLLPFGREYFTRTIEILFKDGVRDLNLTAFELGYRLVAG
- a CDS encoding metallophosphoesterase; the encoded protein is MARILVLSIIVLIYGLLNYWIGMRMWQLLGKFIPNLPVGLYWSIFWFIVLSYIAGRFGERFLSPEIFRFLTILGSYWLAVMVYFAMVLGLLELVRFTYKHITFLPRGAFDQFPAAPLIGLGVVMIVLIIVIYGWLNARNPQVVHYDINIPKQAGNIKQLHVVAVSDLHLGNIVHNKRLNELVVIITKLNPDIILLPGDIVDENPLPFIEQNMEYTLRRLAPRYGIYAVPGNHEYIGGSWVEIISGLEKAGVKVLRDEVVKALA
- a CDS encoding spore coat protein is translated as MKFTDMDMLQDYEKDTRMAALAYALVETEIIDPNLRKIMGKAAASAAQSQQKFLNLIIKKGDRP
- a CDS encoding lytic transglycosylase domain-containing protein; translation: MIPLTARRRRLNKFRFILFLFILLVLVNFTSILKLLYPMPYSDKILKYADKAGIDPYFLTAVMKTESNFNPNAVSPKDARGLMQIMPETGAWIAEQINLYPYHPELLFDPETNIRLGAWYIANLEDEFAGNKIMVLAAYNGGRGNVRKWLEEDKISGGILDIAAIPYPETRNFVRKVLWNYKVYTWLYDKQ
- the coaE gene encoding dephospho-CoA kinase (Dephospho-CoA kinase (CoaE) performs the final step in coenzyme A biosynthesis.); this encodes MLVVGLTGNIGSGKSSVARFLKEMGARVIDTDQVARDVVAPGTPALNQIIKHFGTGILNADGTLDRPKMARIVFNDPEALKRLNSIVHPAIRAEILKDIADYKTKRDAPLLVIEAPLLIETGMNNIVDQVWLVTVDAKTQIQRVMKRDNATAEQVTRRLAAQMPQEDKLPYAHRVIDNSGTPGETLQQLQQIWSDTIDRPQAQAE